One segment of Hippopotamus amphibius kiboko isolate mHipAmp2 chromosome 2, mHipAmp2.hap2, whole genome shotgun sequence DNA contains the following:
- the LOC130844659 gene encoding olfactory receptor 11H6-like, which yields MYILLANFSFLEMWYVTSTVPSMLVNFLSETKTISFSGCFLQFYFFFSMGTTETFFLSAMALDRYLAICRPLHYPTVMTGQRCIRMGACCWVCGFSCFLLPVYLISQLPFCGPNTIDHFLCDPGPLMKLSCVPAPATEITCAIFNSGLIFSTFLFITSSYTLVIRAVLRVPSAEGRHKAFSTCGSHLAVVSLFYGSIMVMYVSPTASNSAGIQKIVTLLYSVMTPLFNPLIYSLRNKEMKEALRKLFWSVIFGQRQPLKN from the coding sequence ATGTACATCCTGCTGGCCAATTTCTCCTTCCTGGAGATGTGGTATGTCACTTCTACAGTCCCCAGTATGCTAGTCAACTTTCTGTCTGAGACCAAGACCATCTCCTTCTCTGGCTGCTTCCTCCAGTTCTACTTCTTCTTCTCTATGGGCACTACTGAGACCTTCTTCTTGTCTGCCATGGCCTTGGATAGGTACCTTGCCATCTGCAGGCCCCTTCACTACCCCACTGTCATGACAGGGCAGCGCTGCATCAGAATGGGAGCCTGCTGCTGGGtgtgtggcttctcctgttttcTCCTCCCAGTTTATCTCATCTCCCAGCTTCCTTTCTGTGGCCCCAATACTATTGATCACTTTTTATGTGACCCAGGACCCCTTATGAAGCTGTCCTGTGTGCCAGCTCCTGCCACTGAGATCACCTGTGCCATCTTTAACTCAGGCCTAATTTTCTCCACTTTCCTGTTCATTACCAGCTCCTACACCCTGGTGATCAGAGCTGTGCTCAGGGTCCCCTCAGCAGAAGGCCGGCATAAGGCTTTCTCTACATGTGGATCCCATCTGGCTGTGGTGTCCCTGTTCTATGGCTCCATCATGGTGATGTATGTGAGCCCAACAGCCAGCAATTCAGCAGGGATTCAGAAAATTGTGACTTTATTGTATTCTGTGATGACTCCGCTTTTCAATCCCTTGATCTACAGCCTCCGGAATAAGGAGATGAAGGAGGCCCTGAGAAAACTGTTTTGGAGCGTGATATTTGGTCAAAGACAGCCTCTCAAGAACTAG